Proteins from a genomic interval of Bacteroidota bacterium:
- a CDS encoding extracellular solute-binding protein, whose translation MRLLLPLLALLLLLPACESGAEEGVTTVRIWHLKDAEERVVLEEAAERYSAANPEVNVEVLYKDTEELRNHYVFGAIGGKGPDMIYGPADNVGLYALTETAMALQDRVDPAFIERFEEDGLLFWGDSLLLVADQLGSHLTFVYNKTLMPEPPATLDELVAMAPELTVDADGDGRPEQYALTWNYTEPFFLVPFLSGFGGWMLDENGRPTLDTPEMVNAIQFVLDLRDEHQVIPRESDYNIAETLFKEGRAAAVINGPWSWGGYAEAGVDFGMARIPYNTETGIWPAPIVSARGYSVNAAVTDEKLPDVLDVLDYLTSEEVQRQMVRDLFAIPTLKTVRRDTVLMQSNEFVQQSLSQAEVSKSMPTEPQLRQIWDGMRGPYQLVMNGNVSAEEGARLMQKQAEELIADTFDS comes from the coding sequence ATGCGCCTTCTCCTCCCTCTGCTCGCCCTTCTCCTCCTGCTCCCCGCCTGCGAGAGCGGAGCGGAAGAGGGCGTCACGACCGTTCGCATCTGGCACCTTAAGGACGCCGAGGAGCGGGTCGTGCTGGAAGAGGCAGCCGAACGCTACAGTGCGGCGAATCCGGAGGTGAACGTGGAGGTGCTCTACAAAGACACCGAGGAACTGCGCAACCACTACGTCTTCGGGGCCATCGGCGGGAAGGGGCCGGATATGATCTACGGCCCGGCGGACAACGTGGGCCTCTACGCGCTCACTGAGACCGCAATGGCGCTCCAGGACCGCGTCGATCCGGCGTTCATTGAGCGCTTTGAGGAGGACGGCCTGCTCTTCTGGGGCGATAGTCTGCTCCTCGTCGCCGACCAACTGGGCTCGCACCTCACGTTTGTCTACAACAAGACGCTCATGCCCGAGCCGCCCGCCACGCTGGACGAACTCGTGGCGATGGCCCCCGAGTTGACCGTGGACGCCGACGGCGACGGCCGGCCGGAGCAGTACGCGCTCACGTGGAACTACACCGAGCCGTTCTTCCTCGTCCCGTTCCTCTCCGGCTTCGGCGGCTGGATGCTCGACGAGAACGGACGCCCCACGCTCGATACGCCAGAGATGGTCAACGCCATCCAGTTCGTCCTCGACCTGCGCGACGAGCACCAGGTGATCCCGCGCGAGAGCGACTACAACATCGCCGAGACGCTCTTCAAGGAGGGCCGCGCCGCCGCCGTCATCAACGGCCCGTGGTCGTGGGGCGGCTACGCCGAGGCGGGCGTCGACTTCGGCATGGCGCGCATCCCGTACAACACCGAGACGGGCATCTGGCCCGCACCTATCGTCTCGGCGCGCGGCTACTCGGTCAACGCCGCCGTCACCGACGAGAAGCTGCCCGACGTGCTCGACGTGCTCGACTACCTCACGAGCGAGGAGGTGCAGCGCCAGATGGTGCGCGATCTCTTCGCCATCCCCACGCTCAAGACCGTCCGCCGCGACACGGTGCTGATGCAGAGCAACGAGTTCGTGCAGCAGTCGCTCAGCCAGGCTGAGGTCTCCAAGTCGATGCCAACCGAGCCCCAGCTCCGGCAGATCTGGGACGGCATGCGCGGGCCGTACCAGCTCGTGATGAACGGCAACGTCTCCGCCGAGGAAGGCGCGCGCCTGATGCAGAAGCAAGCTGAAGAGCTGATCGCCGACACGTTTGATTCATAG
- a CDS encoding glycoside hydrolase family 13 protein, whose amino-acid sequence MFRFASFALLLGTFLGPRLQAQPVPSWAADAVWYQIFPERFRNGDPTNDPTVASLDFGQDMTTEDAWAITPWTGDWYAQADWEAAISTFYDPPVFMRRYGGDLQGVIDQLGYLDSLGVNALYFNPVFHAPSMHKYDGASFHHIDPYFGPDPEGDLALMAGETADPATWTWTSADSLFLQMLTEAHARDIRVVIDGVFNHTGTRFFGFKDLVEKQQASAFADWYEVNAFDDPDTSENEYDYNGWWGYDALPVLRDSLDADGDPVTLSAGPRQYVFDITRRWMDPNGDGDPSDGIDGWRLDVADEVPTGFWAEWNDLVFELNPEAYTVAETWHDAVDFLRASGFSAAMNYHAFAMPVEDWLIDGRIGAQTFAAQLVERRLPYSTERAYAMQNLIDSHDTERVASGIVNGHLPIDFDQQPSPRHREDYAVRAPSEAERDIQRMIAVMQVAYVGAPMFYYGTEAGMWGADDPDDRKPMVWPDLTFADECTDPRGLERTCDPIAFDVELFAFYQSAIALRHRHDALQHGGFSVLHADSTTNTLAFQRLHTTAVDGEEDTEELVIAFNRSDTRQKIALPGLGDAEIHPLVPIFASRGDLAVIPSLTITLDESGRPPAFALDVPARTAVVYRRLQDEDYR is encoded by the coding sequence CTTCGCCTCCTTCGCGCTTCTGCTCGGTACGTTCCTCGGGCCCCGTCTCCAGGCTCAACCCGTCCCGAGTTGGGCCGCCGACGCAGTCTGGTACCAGATCTTCCCTGAGCGCTTCCGCAACGGCGACCCGACCAACGACCCCACGGTCGCGTCGCTCGACTTCGGGCAGGACATGACCACGGAGGACGCCTGGGCCATCACGCCGTGGACGGGCGACTGGTACGCCCAGGCCGACTGGGAGGCGGCCATCTCGACGTTCTACGACCCGCCGGTCTTCATGCGGCGCTACGGCGGCGACCTCCAGGGCGTCATCGACCAACTCGGCTACCTCGACTCGCTCGGCGTCAACGCGCTCTACTTCAACCCGGTGTTCCACGCGCCGAGCATGCACAAGTACGACGGCGCGAGCTTCCACCACATCGACCCGTACTTCGGCCCCGATCCCGAGGGCGACCTCGCGCTGATGGCAGGGGAGACCGCCGACCCGGCGACGTGGACCTGGACGTCCGCCGACTCCCTCTTTCTGCAGATGCTCACCGAGGCGCACGCCCGCGACATCCGCGTCGTGATCGACGGCGTCTTCAACCACACGGGCACGCGCTTCTTCGGCTTCAAGGACCTCGTCGAGAAGCAGCAGGCGTCGGCGTTCGCAGACTGGTACGAGGTGAACGCGTTCGACGACCCTGACACGTCCGAGAACGAGTACGACTACAACGGCTGGTGGGGCTACGACGCGCTCCCCGTGCTCCGCGACTCGCTCGACGCCGACGGCGACCCCGTGACGCTCAGTGCTGGACCGCGGCAGTATGTCTTCGACATCACCCGGCGCTGGATGGACCCCAACGGGGACGGCGACCCGTCGGACGGCATCGACGGCTGGCGGCTCGACGTGGCCGACGAGGTGCCGACGGGCTTCTGGGCCGAGTGGAACGATCTGGTGTTCGAACTCAACCCCGAAGCCTACACCGTGGCCGAGACGTGGCATGACGCCGTGGACTTCCTGCGCGCGAGCGGCTTCTCGGCGGCGATGAACTACCACGCCTTCGCGATGCCCGTCGAGGACTGGCTGATCGACGGCCGCATCGGGGCGCAGACGTTCGCGGCACAACTCGTCGAGCGCCGCCTGCCCTATTCGACCGAGCGAGCCTATGCGATGCAGAACCTCATCGACAGCCACGACACCGAGCGCGTGGCGTCGGGCATCGTCAACGGGCACCTGCCCATCGACTTCGACCAGCAGCCGAGCCCGCGCCACCGCGAGGACTACGCCGTCCGGGCACCCAGCGAAGCCGAACGCGATATCCAGCGCATGATCGCTGTGATGCAGGTCGCCTACGTCGGCGCGCCGATGTTCTACTACGGCACCGAGGCGGGCATGTGGGGCGCGGACGACCCGGACGACCGCAAGCCGATGGTCTGGCCCGACCTCACCTTCGCCGATGAATGCACGGACCCGCGTGGCCTCGAACGCACGTGCGACCCCATCGCCTTCGATGTGGAATTGTTTGCGTTCTACCAGAGCGCCATCGCGCTGCGGCACCGGCACGACGCACTCCAGCACGGCGGCTTCTCGGTGCTCCACGCCGACAGCACGACCAACACGCTTGCGTTCCAGCGGCTGCACACGACCGCCGTCGATGGCGAAGAGGACACGGAGGAACTCGTGATCGCCTTCAACCGCAGCGACACGCGCCAGAAAATCGCCCTGCCGGGCCTCGGCGACGCGGAAATCCACCCGCTCGTGCCGATCTTCGCCTCACGCGGCGACCTCGCCGTGATTCCCTCGCTGACGATCACCCTCGACGAGTCGGGGCGTCCGCCTGCGTTCGCGCTCGACGTGCCCGCCCGGACGGCGGTGGTCTACCGGCGCCTCCAAGATGAGGACTATCGATAG